GGTGATGTCTCCGGCGTAGAAGACCTCGTCGCCGACTTTGAAGAGACGGACTTCGCTGCCGACCTCGCGGACGATTCCAGCGGCATCGTAGCCGATCACTTTGCTCGTGCCGGGCTCAGGTCCCATTTCCTGGCTGATGCGAACTTTGACATCCACTGGATTGACCGAGATGCCTTTGACTTCGATCAACAAGTCGCGTGATCCGATTTGCGGTTTTTCAATGTCCAGCTCGATCAATGCCTCAGGTGCCGAGATGGGGCTAGCTTGTGTGTATCCGATTGCTTTCATAATTTGTGATTTCGTGTGGTCGTGTTTTCGTATGTGAGTGTGCCCCTACTGTCGCAGCGTCGCTTGCCACCCGCAAATGCAAAGCCTTGTAGGAAACATGGCTCGTTCGGTATAATTATTGGAAATGCCTGCCAATTAATGAAAAAAACAAGGATTTCACTGGATATTCGCCAAAATATGCCCACTAGTTAGGCCAACGAACCCAGAAATATACCATGATCACTGAATCCGCCAAAAAAATATTTGAGATCGAAGTCGAGGAGCTCTCCAGCTGGGGCAAGCGCCCTCACAAGCACAGCTTCTTTGAGATTGTTTACGTCGAGAGGGGCGCCGGCATTCAATGCATCAACCAGCACGAGTTTCCCTACAAAGCCGGACACATCTTCCTGCTGCCGCCGCTGGACTGCCACTCTTTCAAGGTGCAGGAGCCCTCGCGCTTTTACTACATCCGCTTCACCGATCACTATTTCATCAACGAGGACGGGCTCACCCAGCACCGTGAATGGTTCGACCGCATCGCTTATATTCTCGCGAATTATAACAAGGTGCCGGGCGACATCATTGCCTCCGAACGGGAGCGCGAATTCATCATCCACAACATCAAATCGATCTACCAGGAATATGCGTCGGCCGACGCCTACTCCGACGCCATCATCAGCGGAACGGTCGCCTCCATTCTCAACATCCTCGCCCGCAGTATCGAAAAGCGCTACGTAGAGCAGGCCAATGAGGTGGAAAACCGCTTCGGCGAAATTTTGCGCTACATCAACAATCACCTCGCGGACAAGTATAAGATCCGCGTGCCCGCGCTGGCGGAAAAGTTCGGCATCTCGCCCACTTACTTTTCAGAGTATTTCAAAAAGCAAGCCGGTGACAGCCTGGCCAACTACATTACTAAAGCAAAACTCCGCTTGGTCGAAACCAAGGTGCTGCACACCGACCAGTCACTCAAAGAGATCGCCTACGAATTGAACTTTACGGATAGCAGTCACCTGGCCCGCACCTTCAAGAAAGCCTACGGCATCACCATCAGCCAATTCAAAGCAATCGACGGTAAAACTTATTTGCTGAGCGCGTAAGTGTGGTAAGACGCGGCAAACATGGACAGGAGTGTCCATCCTCCGTGAAGCCCAAAGGAGTCGGGACACTCTTGTCCCGATTGGAACGGAGGAACCTGAACCCAAATACATGGCCCCTTTGGACAGATTGATCTTTTTATTTTGCTCAAACAAGTTTCACTGCGGGCCATGAATATAAAGCGCCAAGAAACGGAGCAACGAATGAGCCGTATCGTCATTCACAATGATACCGTCTACTTATGCGGGCAAGTTTGCAAAGACGCCACACAAGGGATTACGGAGCAAACCGAAACCATGCTGGAAAAGGTGGACGAACTGCTACTGCAAGCTGGATCTGACCGAGCGCACATGCTGTCGGCCACCATCTATGTGCGCGACATGAAAGACTTCGCCGCCATGAATGCAGTCTGGGACGCATGGGTGCCGGAAGACCATGCCCCCGCCCGCGCCTGCGTCGAGGCACGGATGGCTCGCCCGGAACTGCTGGTAGAAATCTCAGTCATCGCAGCGGTCAAGAAATAGGGAGTTATGAAAATGCCCCGCTGGCTGAACTGAGCCAGGCCCTCTGGACGTGTCCGGCGCGGCAGCACGGTGCGTGACAGACACAGCTGGAGGGCATGGCTCCCGCCATGCCGTGCTTGCGGGGCCGCCAACTGAACCGGACGCAAAACTCACACGACGCGGCAGCGGTGGAACGCTGCCCTCCAGCCGTGATTGCAGATAGGCTTTGGCTTCGGACAGGCGCGTGGGTCGTTCATTTGGAAAAACAAATTTACATCTTACGACTTTCGATATTCGCCAGCGACGGCTTGATCTTTGATACCCAGCACGTTCTCGATTTCATGTTCGATAAAATGAGCCTGCGAGAGTTCTGTCAGC
The nucleotide sequence above comes from Coraliomargarita algicola. Encoded proteins:
- a CDS encoding RidA family protein; amino-acid sequence: MNIKRQETEQRMSRIVIHNDTVYLCGQVCKDATQGITEQTETMLEKVDELLLQAGSDRAHMLSATIYVRDMKDFAAMNAVWDAWVPEDHAPARACVEARMARPELLVEISVIAAVKK
- a CDS encoding AraC family transcriptional regulator — translated: MITESAKKIFEIEVEELSSWGKRPHKHSFFEIVYVERGAGIQCINQHEFPYKAGHIFLLPPLDCHSFKVQEPSRFYYIRFTDHYFINEDGLTQHREWFDRIAYILANYNKVPGDIIASEREREFIIHNIKSIYQEYASADAYSDAIISGTVASILNILARSIEKRYVEQANEVENRFGEILRYINNHLADKYKIRVPALAEKFGISPTYFSEYFKKQAGDSLANYITKAKLRLVETKVLHTDQSLKEIAYELNFTDSSHLARTFKKAYGITISQFKAIDGKTYLLSA